One window of the Pyxicephalus adspersus chromosome 5, UCB_Pads_2.0, whole genome shotgun sequence genome contains the following:
- the RNF152 gene encoding E3 ubiquitin-protein ligase RNF152, which yields METLSQDSLLECQICFNYYSPRRRPKLLDCKHTCCSVCLQQMRASQKDLRCPWCRGVTRLPPGYSVSQLPDDPDVVAVIAIPHTSENTPVFIKLPSNGCYMWPLPVTKERALLPGDIGCRLLPANQQKPVTVVTMPMEQQPLQGTLAQDIAEEEHERRGVVKSSTWSGVCTVILVACVLVFLLGIVLHNMSCISKRFTVISCG from the coding sequence ATGGAAACTCTGTCCCAGGATTCCTTGTTAGAGTGccaaatttgttttaattattatagtCCTCGAAGAAGGCCAAAATTACTTGATTGTAAGCATACTTGCTGTTCAGTTTGCCTGCAGCAAATGAGGGCTAGCCAGAAAGACCTTAGATGTCCTTGGTGCCGAGGTGTTACAAGGTTACCTCCTGGATATTCGGTGTCACAACTACCTGATGATCCAGATGTAGTTGCAGTCATTGCAATTCCGCACACTTCAGAAAACACCCCAGTCTTTATTAAATTGCCAAGTAATGGATGCTATATGTGGCCACTTCCTGTCACCAAAGAAAGGGCTCTGTTGCCTGGTGATATAGGTTGCAGATTACTTCCAGCAAATCAGCAAAAACCAGTCACAGTGGTGACCATGCCAATGGAACAGCAACCCCTGCAAGGAACATTGGCACAGGATATTGCAGAGGAGGAACATGAAAGAAGGGGTGTAGTGAAAAGTTCCACCTGGTCTGGAGTTTGCACTGTCATTTTGGTAGCTTGTGTTTTGGTCTTTCTTCTTGGAATTGTCCTGCACAACATGTCTTGTATCTCTAAGCGCTTCACTGTCATTTCATGTGGTTGA